In the genome of Entelurus aequoreus isolate RoL-2023_Sb linkage group LG15, RoL_Eaeq_v1.1, whole genome shotgun sequence, one region contains:
- the LOC133630198 gene encoding GTPase IMAP family member 4, whose translation MEANSLDQTGGTGDGKGGQEKVSKVLTELRLVVVGWRWPGKSLTANTILGREEFRLERAAEFCVTRQTEAQGRQVTVVDTPGWYSTQTTPLSYKKEITRGATLCPPGPHAFLLVIPVGMFTEVDRARIEEHVGLFGERVWRHTLVVFTWAEVLRKISIERYIRREGAELQWVLEKCKHRYFVIDNCVFEEQAQVGRLMEKVEKMVADEGGHYVPDQEEADPPPTPLDENQNPTRDARELGAKPKLASDVTLPQEVAPLSTE comes from the exons ATGGAAGCGAACAGTCTCGATCAAACTGGCG GGACTGGAGATGGTAAAGGCGGCCAAGAGAAAGTCTCCAAGGTCTTGACCGAGCTGCGTCTTGTGGTTGTGGGCTGGAGGTGGCCCGGCAAGAGCCTGACGGCCAACACCATTTTGGGCCGGGAGGAGTTCCGCTTGGAGCGTGCGGCCGAGTTCTGCGTGACCAGGCAGACGGAGGCGCAAGGTCGGCAGGTGACGGTGGTGGACACGCCCGGCTGGTACTCCACGCAGACCACGCCGCTGTCCTACAAGAAGGAGATCACCCGAGGAGCCACCCTGTGCCCGCCCGGCCCGCACGCCTTCCTGCTGGTCATCCCCGTCGGTATGTTCACCGAGGTGGACCGCGCCCGCATCGAGGAGCACGTGGGCCTGTTTGGCGAGCGCGTGTGGCGGCACACCCTGGTGGTGTTCACCTGGGCCGAGGTGCTgcggaagatctccatcgagaggTACATCCGCCGCGAGGGCGCCGAGCTCCAGTGGGTCCTGGAGAAGTGCAAGCACAGGTACTTTGTCATCGACAACTGCGTGTTCGAAGAGCAAGCTCAGGTCGGACGCTTGATGGAGAAGGTGGAGAAGATGGTCGCCGACGAAGGCGGCCACTACGTCCCGGACCAGGAGGAGGCAGACCCGCCGCCGACCCCCCTGGATGAGAACCAGAACCCCACTAGGGATGCGCGGGAGCTGGGTGCCAAGCCCAAACTTGCCTCTGACGTGACTTTACCCCAAGAGGTGGCGCCGCTTTCCACCGAGTGA